The following coding sequences lie in one Carassius gibelio isolate Cgi1373 ecotype wild population from Czech Republic chromosome A17, carGib1.2-hapl.c, whole genome shotgun sequence genomic window:
- the LOC128031689 gene encoding uncharacterized protein LOC128031689 isoform X2, whose amino-acid sequence MLKTLTKKLRRHSLNEIHPFQVKISYHGSEEGGESEDSEGENQELAQIDRERRRNCALTPLATSQQHNQGILSPAHLRRLRLFLDPILDHHSSEEELERIAGATVAEGGRKWHRHGDMSSASSDEEVKDLCGPNESSAGPRLSTTSPSPVLFSSSPPRVLKPFHTPARLAVRPIILSHFEQPSMPYWRHRPAYTGEPGRPSLDLEKMQQKMLLKKNCGGKTRTIKIRNLTGGRHTPRYSYDPPIFAFRPLSNAPPCSPLLSAEEPPCA is encoded by the exons ATTTCCTACCATGGCAGTGAGGAAGGAGGGGAGAGCGAAGACTCAGAAGGTGAAAACCAAGAGCTGGCACAGATtgacagag AGCGCCGGCGGAACTGCGCCTTGACCCCTCTAGCCACTAGCCAGCAGCACAACCAGGGCATTCTTTCTCCCGCCCACTTACGGCGTCTACGTTTATTCCTGGACCCAATCCTGGACCATCACAGTTCCGAAGAGGAGCTTGAGCGCATCGCAGGAGCTACGGTGGCAGAAGGGGGCCGAAAGTGGCACAGACATGGAGACATGAGCAGTGCCTCTAGTGATGAGGAGGTGAAGGACCTGTGTGGGCCAAATGAATCGTCGGCGGGACCTCGCTTGAGCACCACCTCTCCCAGCCCCGTTCTCTTCAGCTCCTCCCCTCCTCGAGTCCTCAAGCCTTTTCACACCCCAGCCCGCCTAGCTGTCCGGCCCATCATTCTCAGCCACTTTGAACAACCTTCCATGCCTTACTGGAGACACCGGCCCGCTTACACAGGAGAACCTGGTCGCCCCAGCTTGGATCTGGAGAAAATGCAGCAG AAAATGCTTCTAAAAAAGAACTGTGGAGGGAAAACAAGGACAATCAAGATTCGG AACCTGACTGGTGGCCGTCACACACCCCGCTATTCCTACGATCCACCCATCTTCGCTTTCCGCCCACTGAGCAACGCTCCACCCTGCAGCCCCCTGCTCTCTGCCGAGGAACCTC